Proteins from one Danaus plexippus chromosome 2, MEX_DaPlex, whole genome shotgun sequence genomic window:
- the LOC116779616 gene encoding uncharacterized protein LOC116779616, protein MARDSIYTLLVFTVICSINFTVAFPRDSSVIRTEPLTSNNDDVASKVKEISPQTITVSDSVNEFKIPGRISCPHEEATEDPSCLEHCLPKGYSYGLCVSHICSCI, encoded by the exons ATGGCTCGTGATTCCATATATACACTTCTTGTTTTTACCGTAATCTGTTCAATCAATTTTACCGTGGCATTTCCAAGAGACAGCAGTGTTATTAGAACAGAACCTCTGACGAGTAATAATGACGATGTTGCGTCAAAAGTGAAAGAGATTTCGCCTCAAACAATCACTGTGTCGGATTCAGTAAATG aatttAAGATACCCGGTCGTATAAGCTGCCCGCATGAGGAAGCTACCGAAGATCCGAGCTGTTTAGAACATTGCCTTCCTAAAGGGTATTCTTATGGATTGTGTGTTAGCCATATTTgtagttgtatttaa